CAGAATTTGCAAACTTTGCACACTTCTCTAGCAATTTAAGCACTAAAATTTTTGGGCAAAATGATTTTGCCTTACGCTTGCCTTTTTTACTCTTGCATTTTTGCAACACGCTTTTAATGTATGCTTTGTGTGCAAACTTTTTAAAGCGCAAAAGTGATGCGCTTTTTGCAACACTACTTTTTTGCTTACTTCCGGGAGTAAATGCCATTGCATTACTTGTATCAAATGCTGGAATTGTGGTATTTTTCACACTTTTACTTTGTATTATTGTGCAAAAATTAAATAAGATCCCATACTTCTTGCTCATAATGATAACTTTTATTAATGCAAGCTTTGCTCTTCTTTTTTTAGCCTTAATGTTTTATGCAATTTCTAAGAAAGATACAAAGCTTCTTTTTTCCTCTCTGCTACTTTTTGGGCTTAATATGTATCTTTTTGGACTTAATATCGGCGGACATCCAAGGGGCTATTTTTTAGATGCAAATGGGCATTTAATGCTGATTTTCTCCCCACTTTTATATCTGTATTTTCTCTACACTCTTTACCGCTATTTTAATGCCAAAACAAAGCCTTTAATATGGTATATCACCTTTTGTGCGTTAATGTTTATTTGGCTTTTATCCTTGCGCCAACGCGTGCAAATTGAACAATTTGCCCCCTTTTTGTTGCTTGGGATTCCACTTATGAGTAGCCTTTATCTCTCAGGGCTTAGGGTGCGATTACCGCAATTTCGCTCAAGGTATAGAATCCCATTTATTGCCACATTTATTGTGCTTCTAACAGGCTATGCCACGCTTTTTTTATCCAAACCTCTTTTCATTTTATTCCCAAACCCAAACGAACACTTCGCCTACCGCCACTTCATTGCAAAGGATTTAGCAAACGCACTCCATAAACAAGATATAAAATCCGTAAAAACTGATGAAGATTTACAACTTCGCTTACAATTTTATGGAATCAAAAAAGGCGGATCAACCTTGTATGACTCCCCAAAAAATGATGCCAAAAAGATTCCAATTTTTTACCGCGACAAAACCATCGCTACTTTTTATCTTAAATGAAATGCCACGCCTTTAGTCTTTTTGAAACACTTCTAACCCTAGCAATCCTTAGCATTTTTGCTACTTTAGGTTATTTTTGGATTCCATCTTCTAAGCTCCATCTAGCTCAAAACCAAATCCTAGAACATTTAAACTACACACGCTACCTTGCCCTAAATAACGCAAAGCACATTACCCAAAGTGCCTTTTGTCAAAGCGATAATTGCAAGCAAGAACGCACACGCTGGAATGAGAGCCTATGGAGAATGCAATTTTCCCCCCTGCAAGATATTGGCTATGCGTATTATATTTTTAGTGATTCTGCGCGATCTGTCCGCACAAAAAACTTTGATGACCGCCCACGCGATAGGCAAGAAATTGCTAGAGATTTGCTAGATAACAGATATTTAAATGTCTATAATAGCGATAATTCTAAATTTGCAAACCCTTTGAGAAATGGCAATTTAGCTATCACACAACGCTATGGAATCCAAAATGTGAAACTTAGTGGAGGTTGTGGAGAGGGCAATGAGGCTAGAATTTTGTTTGATGAAAAAGGATTTTTGCTCTGCAAAAAACCTTATGAAAAGCCCACAATTCCAAATGGAGTTGTGTTTTTAGAACTTTTTAATAAAAGTGGGGAGCGTGTGAAAATCTGTATTTCACCAAGTGGATTTATCCAAAAATGCTAATTCTTTAATAATTTTGTGTTACAATTTCAGAATTTTTAAGGATGCTGCCATAAAAACAAAACAAATTTTAGCAAAAAAACATTTTGGGCAAAACTTCTTAAACAATGAAAATATTTTAAATGCGATTATCCAATCCATTCCCAAAATAGAGAAAAACATTGAACTTATAGAAATTGGGGCTGGCTTAGGTGATCTAACAAATAAGCTACTAAGCTTAGGGAATATCACTGCTTATGAAGT
The Helicobacter winghamensis ATCC BAA-430 DNA segment above includes these coding regions:
- a CDS encoding pilus assembly FimT family protein, whose amino-acid sequence is MKCHAFSLFETLLTLAILSIFATLGYFWIPSSKLHLAQNQILEHLNYTRYLALNNAKHITQSAFCQSDNCKQERTRWNESLWRMQFSPLQDIGYAYYIFSDSARSVRTKNFDDRPRDRQEIARDLLDNRYLNVYNSDNSKFANPLRNGNLAITQRYGIQNVKLSGGCGEGNEARILFDEKGFLLCKKPYEKPTIPNGVVFLELFNKSGERVKICISPSGFIQKC
- a CDS encoding glycosyltransferase family 39 protein; translation: MESQIRIYAWLGAILLASLGALVWLLNTLSLSYDEAQIFFGIPEFANFAHFSSNLSTKIFGQNDFALRLPFLLLHFCNTLLMYALCANFLKRKSDALFATLLFCLLPGVNAIALLVSNAGIVVFFTLLLCIIVQKLNKIPYFLLIMITFINASFALLFLALMFYAISKKDTKLLFSSLLLFGLNMYLFGLNIGGHPRGYFLDANGHLMLIFSPLLYLYFLYTLYRYFNAKTKPLIWYITFCALMFIWLLSLRQRVQIEQFAPFLLLGIPLMSSLYLSGLRVRLPQFRSRYRIPFIATFIVLLTGYATLFLSKPLFILFPNPNEHFAYRHFIAKDLANALHKQDIKSVKTDEDLQLRLQFYGIKKGGSTLYDSPKNDAKKIPIFYRDKTIATFYLK